One genomic window of Prochlorococcus sp. MIT 0801 includes the following:
- a CDS encoding formate/nitrite transporter family protein, with the protein MDYVLPNELVDGMIAAGGKKSSVSVKNLLIRGFYSGAILGLATCLAITIGIQSGMPWLGSFIFPFGFASIVLFGMELVTGNFALLPMAVWAGKSSWSATVRNWLWVWIGNFLGTAFVAVLLSISLSSAGNVDPLTAAEGGKGWAVVAAKIIAIHKANTVVKYEALGSTGFFLAFLRGVIANWLVCLGVTMALVSKSVPGKILACWLPITAFQTMGMEHIVVNMFLHTTGPLLGSGIPFTKVIFWNFLPVTIGNIVGGMVFIGMLFYSTHKTPISNVLPDVKDEKLERELEAQLGAR; encoded by the coding sequence ATGGACTATGTCCTACCAAATGAATTGGTAGATGGAATGATTGCTGCAGGTGGCAAGAAATCATCTGTAAGCGTAAAAAACTTGCTAATAAGAGGCTTCTATTCAGGAGCAATTTTAGGTTTAGCGACATGTCTTGCAATTACTATTGGTATTCAATCAGGGATGCCTTGGTTAGGTTCTTTTATATTTCCTTTTGGTTTTGCAAGTATCGTTCTTTTCGGTATGGAGCTTGTTACTGGTAATTTTGCGTTACTACCAATGGCTGTATGGGCTGGAAAGAGTTCTTGGTCTGCAACTGTAAGGAATTGGCTATGGGTTTGGATCGGTAATTTTCTAGGTACAGCATTTGTTGCCGTACTACTTTCAATTAGTTTATCAAGTGCTGGAAATGTAGATCCATTAACTGCTGCTGAAGGTGGAAAAGGATGGGCAGTTGTAGCAGCAAAAATAATAGCTATACATAAAGCAAACACAGTTGTTAAATATGAAGCACTTGGAAGTACTGGTTTTTTCCTTGCATTTTTACGTGGAGTAATTGCAAACTGGCTAGTTTGTTTAGGTGTAACAATGGCACTTGTAAGTAAAAGTGTTCCAGGAAAGATACTTGCTTGCTGGCTACCTATAACTGCATTCCAAACAATGGGAATGGAGCACATAGTAGTTAATATGTTTTTGCATACAACTGGCCCTCTACTTGGTTCGGGTATTCCTTTTACAAAAGTAATTTTTTGGAATTTCTTACCAGTGACGATTGGAAATATTGTTGGAGGAATGGTATTTATTGGAATGCTTTTCTATAGCACCCACAAAACTCCTATCTCTAATGTTTTACCAGACGTAAAAGATGAAAAATTAGAACGAGAGCTCGAAGCACAACTTGGTGCAAGATAA
- a CDS encoding anthranilate phosphoribosyltransferase family protein gives MTNKYEEFKTYLKKIGSGEFTGKSLTREETKSALMLMLKEEASAAQIGGFMIAHRIRRPIPEELAGMIDAYIELGPKIQSPSNQRQPIFFGMPFDGRKKTAPIYPLTTLLLLTQKQPVILHGGSRMPVKYGVTHNELFQALGINLTGLSIEQLQSFFNHNDLALIHQPDHFPLAENLIPYRDQIGKRPPLASMELIWTCHQGSHLHISGYVHSPTEERHWKTLELMGEQNVITIKGLEGGIDLSISRSSTIGQYKNQHGTRTVFHPKDYECSGKDVEWSDITEWKKFALQALHGEGPLSKALEWNTGIYFFYAGISSDIKEGINKAKEVINSGFALKQLEKLIHWSDENIDS, from the coding sequence ATGACAAATAAATATGAAGAATTTAAAACCTATTTAAAAAAAATAGGTAGTGGTGAGTTTACAGGAAAAAGTCTTACTCGCGAAGAAACTAAATCAGCTCTCATGCTGATGCTAAAAGAAGAAGCAAGTGCAGCCCAAATTGGTGGCTTCATGATTGCACATAGAATTAGACGTCCTATCCCTGAAGAACTAGCCGGGATGATTGATGCCTATATCGAACTAGGACCCAAAATTCAATCGCCCAGTAATCAACGTCAACCTATATTTTTTGGGATGCCTTTTGATGGTAGGAAAAAAACTGCACCTATTTATCCTCTGACAACTTTACTATTACTAACTCAAAAACAGCCTGTTATTTTGCATGGTGGTTCTCGTATGCCAGTAAAATACGGCGTTACCCATAACGAACTCTTTCAAGCCTTAGGAATAAATTTAACCGGTCTATCCATAGAACAATTGCAAAGTTTTTTCAACCATAACGACCTAGCTTTAATACATCAGCCAGATCATTTTCCGCTAGCTGAAAATTTAATTCCTTATAGAGATCAAATAGGTAAGCGCCCACCTCTAGCAAGTATGGAATTAATCTGGACATGTCATCAAGGAAGTCATCTACATATAAGTGGCTATGTTCATTCTCCTACTGAAGAAAGACATTGGAAGACCTTAGAACTTATGGGAGAACAAAATGTGATTACTATCAAAGGACTGGAAGGTGGAATAGATCTTTCAATAAGTCGTTCATCAACAATTGGACAGTACAAAAATCAACATGGAACTAGAACTGTTTTTCATCCAAAAGACTACGAATGTTCTGGAAAAGATGTTGAATGGAGCGACATCACAGAATGGAAGAAATTTGCTTTACAAGCTCTTCATGGCGAGGGTCCTTTAAGTAAAGCACTTGAATGGAATACTGGTATTTACTTTTTTTATGCAGGTATAAGCTCTGATATTAAAGAAGGAATAAATAAAGCAAAAGAAGTAATCAATTCAGGATTTGCTCTCAAGCAATTAGAAAAATTAATTCATTGGAGTGACGAAAATATTGATTCCTAA
- a CDS encoding acetyltransferase — MALREVYEDAIRTCDKSLYSQEQIEAWSALAYLPGILDKPLKQGVGWVSCVDKTIEAFALKYPHNRLALLYCRGRSSRQGHATALLHQIEADTLTDKPITLKTEASLCSYQLLLRHGWTIIAPEEIQIGGVHFSRYLMEKTLY, encoded by the coding sequence ATGGCTCTTAGAGAAGTTTATGAAGATGCTATTCGAACTTGCGATAAATCCTTGTACAGCCAAGAACAGATTGAAGCGTGGTCGGCTTTGGCATATCTTCCTGGGATTTTAGATAAACCTTTGAAGCAAGGGGTGGGCTGGGTGAGTTGTGTTGATAAAACGATTGAAGCATTTGCTTTAAAATATCCCCATAATCGCTTGGCATTGCTTTATTGCCGAGGGCGTTCGTCCCGGCAGGGGCATGCTACGGCTCTATTACATCAAATTGAGGCAGATACTCTTACAGATAAGCCAATAACTTTAAAAACTGAGGCAAGTTTATGTAGTTATCAACTGCTTTTACGTCATGGATGGACAATTATTGCTCCTGAGGAAATCCAAATAGGTGGTGTGCATTTTTCTCGTTATTTGATGGAAAAAACTTTGTATTAA
- a CDS encoding tetracycline resistance MFS efflux pump produces the protein MRRLKIPTLLGAFITLLDDRLGETIVLPLLPFLLEQFTTSATTLGFLTGTYAISQFAAAPLIGAMSDRFGRKPIMITCVSGSVIGICLFALTVSLNWDNYLPLWASTLPLSLLFLARIIDGISGGTAATATTILADISTPENRAKTFGLIGVAFGLGFILGPGLGTALAKFSVTLPVWVASGFAIFNLIFVIWFLPETLPKNKRNLLPRKRDLNPISQLLVVFKNPLARRLCLSFFVFFMAFNGFTAVLVLYLKEKFGWSPELCSAAFIVVGVIAMIVQGGLIGPLVKRFGESRLTFAGIGFVMTGCILLTLANIDTSIPLVFSGVAILAMGTGLVTPSLRALISRRLSSIGQGAVLGNLQGLQSLGTFLGAIAAGRSYDLLGPRSPFFGTILLLLFVMFLISGKSLTKKKVIS, from the coding sequence TTGAGAAGGCTAAAAATTCCCACCCTTTTAGGAGCTTTCATCACACTTCTAGATGATCGATTAGGCGAAACCATTGTTTTACCTTTATTACCTTTTTTATTAGAACAATTCACGACAAGCGCGACGACTCTTGGTTTTTTAACTGGAACTTATGCGATATCTCAGTTTGCTGCAGCCCCACTAATTGGAGCTATGAGTGATCGTTTCGGTCGTAAGCCAATCATGATCACATGTGTATCTGGTTCAGTAATAGGAATATGTCTATTTGCATTAACTGTAAGCCTAAATTGGGATAATTATTTACCTTTATGGGCCTCAACTTTACCTTTATCTTTACTATTTTTAGCAAGAATAATTGATGGTATAAGTGGTGGTACCGCAGCTACTGCTACTACAATACTTGCAGATATATCAACTCCCGAAAATCGCGCAAAAACCTTTGGATTAATTGGAGTAGCGTTTGGTTTAGGTTTTATTCTTGGGCCAGGCTTAGGAACAGCTCTTGCTAAATTTAGTGTTACTTTACCGGTATGGGTGGCCAGCGGATTTGCAATATTTAATCTTATTTTTGTAATTTGGTTTCTACCGGAAACACTGCCCAAAAACAAAAGAAATTTACTACCAAGAAAAAGAGATTTGAATCCAATTAGTCAGCTACTAGTTGTATTTAAAAACCCCTTAGCTAGAAGACTTTGCTTATCGTTCTTTGTTTTCTTTATGGCATTTAATGGCTTTACAGCTGTTTTAGTCCTTTATTTAAAAGAAAAATTTGGATGGAGTCCTGAATTATGTAGTGCTGCTTTTATTGTCGTTGGAGTTATTGCGATGATTGTTCAAGGAGGCCTAATTGGTCCTCTTGTAAAAAGATTTGGGGAGTCGAGATTAACTTTTGCTGGTATTGGCTTTGTAATGACAGGATGCATTCTTTTAACGCTCGCCAATATAGACACGTCAATTCCTCTTGTATTTTCTGGCGTCGCAATACTTGCAATGGGAACTGGACTAGTAACTCCTAGTTTAAGAGCACTAATTTCAAGAAGACTAAGTTCTATTGGTCAAGGAGCAGTATTGGGAAATCTGCAGGGTTTACAAAGTCTGGGAACTTTTCTTGGAGCAATAGCAGCAGGACGGTCATATGATCTTTTGGGTCCAAGAAGTCCATTCTTTGGCACAATATTGCTTCTACTATTTGTTATGTTTTTAATTTCAGGGAAAAGTCTTACCAAGAAAAAAGTAATCTCCTAG